One genomic region from Aliarcobacter cryaerophilus ATCC 43158 encodes:
- a CDS encoding OmpA family protein, with translation MKKLGLYSVLVSALLFTTGCSEKNADVNDVVAPDNSSVEAPIQDGTLLERAGNGNYYMINGQRVLIEHVYFDFDKYNLTSANKDKAVSNASKLSQVSSDTTIKVFGNTDEWGSDEYNYALGLKRANSVKDVLVANGVKTNVTMVSLGESNPVCTEKTKECWSENRRVEHELEK, from the coding sequence ATGAAAAAGTTAGGTCTTTATTCAGTTTTAGTTTCGGCTTTACTATTTACTACGGGTTGTAGCGAAAAAAATGCTGATGTAAATGATGTTGTAGCACCAGATAATTCATCTGTTGAAGCACCAATCCAAGATGGTACTCTTCTAGAAAGAGCTGGTAATGGAAACTATTATATGATTAATGGTCAAAGAGTTTTAATAGAGCATGTGTATTTTGATTTTGATAAATACAATTTAACATCTGCTAATAAAGACAAGGCTGTAAGCAATGCTTCTAAACTTTCACAAGTTTCTTCTGATACTACAATTAAAGTATTCGGAAATACTGACGAATGGGGAAGTGATGAGTACAATTATGCTTTAGGTTTAAAAAGAGCAAATTCTGTTAAAGATGTTTTAGTAGCAAATGGTGTAAAAACTAATGTTACAATGGTATCTTTAGGTGAAAGCAATCCAGTTTGTACTGAAAAAACTAAAGAGTGTTGGTCAGAAAACAGAAGAGTTGAGCACGAATTAGAAAAATAA
- the tolB gene encoding Tol-Pal system protein TolB: MKKIFLLIAIFISSVFAEVDGHLDIVKKGMVLPKVGVSIASDSLEKEILSKIKKALTDDFNVSGHFEVANISSVTAYDNLPDILGLSNQGVNLFVNLSAKKDANGNYTLMTKLYDINSRALVLEKNYTTSLEERFVFLAHKAAISINDHFKAPSISWMDRFVVFSVYEGPGKADIMIGDYTLTYKKRVVSGGLNIFPKWADKEQKTIYYTSYNYKKPTLVKLNIYNRSKDVIMDSDGMLACSDVNADGTKLLVTASPTGQPDVFLYDTRTRAKKQITTYSGIDVGGQFVENDNKIVFVSDRLGNPNIFAQTIGSSGVERLVFHSNNNSSVTSSGNNVIFSSKDASNELGKSFNLYLISTKSDSLKRLTSSGVNQFPKFSTDGQSVLFIKTDGTSSVGIIRLEHNKSFLFPLAGKRIQSIDW; the protein is encoded by the coding sequence AGTTGATGGTCACTTAGATATTGTTAAAAAAGGTATGGTTTTACCAAAAGTTGGCGTTTCCATTGCTAGTGATAGCTTAGAAAAAGAGATTTTAAGCAAAATAAAAAAAGCGCTTACAGATGATTTTAATGTAAGTGGGCACTTTGAAGTTGCAAATATATCATCTGTAACAGCTTATGATAATTTACCAGATATTTTGGGTTTATCAAATCAGGGTGTAAATTTATTTGTAAATCTTTCAGCAAAAAAAGATGCAAATGGTAACTATACTTTGATGACAAAATTATATGATATAAATTCAAGAGCCTTAGTTTTAGAAAAAAATTATACAACTTCACTTGAAGAGAGATTTGTTTTTTTAGCTCATAAAGCAGCTATTTCTATAAATGATCATTTTAAAGCTCCTAGTATATCTTGGATGGATAGATTTGTAGTATTCTCAGTTTATGAAGGTCCAGGTAAAGCAGATATTATGATAGGTGATTATACTTTGACTTATAAAAAAAGAGTTGTAAGTGGTGGTCTTAATATATTTCCTAAATGGGCAGATAAAGAACAAAAAACTATATACTATACATCTTATAACTATAAAAAGCCAACTTTGGTTAAGTTAAATATCTATAATAGAAGCAAAGATGTTATTATGGATTCAGATGGAATGTTAGCTTGCTCAGATGTAAATGCAGATGGAACTAAACTTTTAGTAACAGCATCTCCAACAGGACAGCCAGATGTATTTTTATATGATACAAGAACAAGAGCAAAAAAACAGATAACAACTTATAGTGGAATTGATGTTGGTGGTCAGTTTGTTGAAAATGATAATAAAATTGTATTTGTATCAGATAGATTAGGAAATCCAAATATTTTTGCTCAAACTATTGGTTCAAGTGGAGTTGAAAGATTAGTTTTTCATAGTAATAATAATTCATCAGTTACTTCAAGTGGAAATAATGTAATTTTTAGTAGTAAAGATGCAAGTAATGAATTAGGAAAAAGTTTTAATCTATATCTTATCTCAACAAAATCAGATAGTTTAAAAAGATTGACTTCAAGTGGTGTAAATCAGTTTCCAAAATTTTCTACAGATGGTCAAAGTGTTTTATTTATAAAAACTGATGGAACTAGTTCTGTTGGTATAATTAGACTTGAGCATAATAAGTCATTTTTATTCCCATTAGCAGGTAAAAGAATTCAATCAATTGATTGGTAA